The nucleotide sequence GTCTATAGAGGACATAGTAGCTATGTTCTTGAAGGGAGTGGAGGATACCAAATCTAGTGTGACCACCATGAAAACCGATCTgtcatctattagtcagttggtaaactcacactccacTGTAATCAAATatttggagcagcagatgagccaactctctgcaGCATTCAACTATAGGAAGAGTAGAACATTACCAAGTGATATGATCCAAAATCtatggaatgatggctcatgtatggcgattaccactagaagtggtaagatattacctggcccttctagGGGCAAAAATATAGTTGAGGAGGTAGTTGATGATGAACCAGAAGAAGGTAGTCTAGTGAAGTCTAAGAAGCTGGATAATTCTGATGATGCtacaagaaaagagaaagagaaggagaaggaggtagtgttGAAAACACTcctaagaccaccacctccctttccataataattaaagaaaaaaaatgatgatgcaaaattcaccaagttcatggcaatgctcaaataATTGACGGTGAATGTGCCATTAGTTGAGGCActcgagcaaatgccaggatatgtaAAGTTCCTGAAGGGCCTTGTAACTAAGAAAAAAGTGGTGAGCTACGATCTGGAGGATAATCTCCACCATTGAACGCTATCTCTACGTGGAATTTGGTGTAGAAGAAGCCAGATCCAGAAGCATTTATTATTCCCTCTATTATTGGGTCTATGGAATTTGCTAAGgaattatgtgatctgggagcaagcattaatttgatgtcgcTAGCTGTATATAGAAAGCTGGGCTTGGGAAATCCCATACCCCACCAATATGCAACTAGTGATAGCGGACAAGTTGGTAAAATGACCTATTAATATTTTGTATGAAGTATTGGTGAAGGTAGTTAGCTTTATATTCCCTACAGATTTTGTGATTCTGGATTGCGAGGTTGACTTTGAGGTGCTCATAATCTTCTatcgacctttcctcacaactaGAAGTGTGTTGATTAATTTAagagcgaatgagctcttatttaggataATGATGAGGTGGTAAGATTTGATGTGTGCAAATAAATGAAATAGCATaaagaaataagtgtgttctcagtggttgatgtgtattatgaggacggACAGGAGATGTCAATAGAGGAATAACTTGTTGTCAAATCTCTAGCTGCAGTTCTGATGAATTTTAATCATGAAGGCATTGAAGAATATGAAAAGACTATTTTTGCTTTGTCAGGAATGGGCTCATAcccttatgctcctaagaagctagaCCTTGATCTTGCGAATTGACCAACACTGcggctaagccatccattgaagagccaccgatgTTGGAATTGAAACAACTATCTGGGCATTTAAGGTACGTGTTTTTGGGCCATGGAAATACTCTACCTGTGATATTATGGCTGATTTGGGTGATGATTAGGTAGAAGCACTTATTTCCATACTTCAGAGGTACCAGAGAGCAATTGGATGGACTATcatagatattattggcattcctccTGGCATCTACatgcataaaatacaacttgaggaagattgtatTCCGACTATTGAGCACCAACGCCGTCTTAACACACCAATGCAAGAGGttgttaagaaggaaattattaagtggttggatgcaggggTGGTTTACCTTATTTCAGATAGCAATTGGGTGAGCCCATTTCAATGCGTGCCCAAGAAAAAGGGCATGACAGTGGTTGCAAATGATAGGAATGACCTGATTTCACTTAGTCTTGTGATTggttggagagtttgcatggactaccacaaactaaactcatggactttgaaagaccacttaTTGATGCCCTTTATGGaacaaatgcttgatcgattggctagatctgtattgctcctgaagatcaggagaagatgacattcacgTGCCCATATgacacctttgcatttaagagaaTAACATTTGGGTTGTGCAATGCACCCGCTAattttcaatggtgcatgatatCTATCTTCTCGGATATGatggaggacaccatagaggtattcatggatgatttctctatggtgggagactcatttgagttgtgtttggaaaacctgagtatggccttgcaatgatgtgttgaatttaatttggtgcttgattgggagaaatgccactttatgataaaggagggcatcgttttcgggcacaaaatttcagcaaaaggaaTAGAAGTTGATTGATCCAAGTTTGAAGTTATtaagaaactaccacctcccattttagtGAAGGGAGTGTGTAGTTTCCTTAGGCATGCTGGTTTTTACGGAAGGTTTATAAGAgatttcttgaaagttgcaaatccactttgtaaACTTTTAGAGAAATAAGTAAAGTTTTCCTTTGATGAtgagtgcttgaaggcatttgaatgacTTAAAAAGAAGCTAGTTGAGGCCTCTATCATTGTTGCACTggactggtcaaaaccatttgagatcgtATATGATGCAAGCGGTGTTATCCTTAGAGCTATATTGGGACAAAAGAGAGATaaactatttcatccaatatattatgccaacAAAGCACTGAATAGAGTGCGAAAGAACTACACCTTTAGTGAGCAGGAACTTTTGGCTGTAGTATatacttttgagaaattcagggcttatGTGCTtaggaccaaggtggtggttcacaCTGACCATGGAgctttgaggtatttgatggctaagaacgatgcaaaaccaaggctgattagatagGTGTTACTACTACaataatttgactttgaagttaaAGATAGGAAACGGTATGAAAAAGGttgcagatcatctgtctagaatggaagtTAAGCAGGCAATTAGTGATTAAATAGAGATAAATGATGtatttcctgatgaggagatcttggctgCTGCTGTGGAGAAATTGCCTCGGTAAGCtaattttggaaattatgttATGAGTGAGGTCATtctagaaaatctttctttcta is from Capsicum annuum cultivar UCD-10X-F1 chromosome 5, UCD10Xv1.1, whole genome shotgun sequence and encodes:
- the LOC124898471 gene encoding uncharacterized protein LOC124898471; protein product: MAITTRSGKILPFLSGGKSINDKVVVDGPEENNLVEFEKLDSSIDALEKVKEKEGEVVQKTIPRPLPPFLLRLKKKADDVKFSKFMAMLKQLTVNVPLVEVLEQMPGYVKLMKDLITKKRAKKTDSGAFTISCTIGTMEFAKALCDVRALINLMSLIVYRKLGLGNPIPTNMWLVMADRGKNIVEEVVDDEPEEGSLVKSKKLDNSDDATRKEKEKEKEKKPDPEAFIIPSIIGSMEFAKELCDLGASINLMSLAVYRKLGLGNPIPHQYATSDSGQVEALISILQRYQRAIGWTIIDIIGIPPGIYMHKIQLEEDCIPTIEHQRRLNTPMQEVVKKEIIKWLDAGVVYLISDSNWVSPFQCVPKKKGMTVVANDRNDLISLSLVIGWREKMTFTCPYDTFAFKRITFGLCNAPANFQWCMISIFSDMMEDTIELKIGNGMKKVADHLSRMEVKQAISD